The DNA region CAGGATCACGGCACGGAGTCTAGTCGCCGCGACAACAGATCTCCCGGCGGCCGTCGAAGCCGGAAGAGGTGTCGTCAGGCAGCGTCGAAGATGTACTCGTACTCGGGGCAGAATGCGCCGGTGGCGGCGCCGATGAACGTCGCGGCCTGATCGGTGGACCAGCCTGTCGCCCCGGTCAGGTCGGTGACCTCCTGCATCAGGGTGGCGCCGTTGTCCCAGTCCTGGCAGACCGCGTACCCGGTCTCGATGACCTGCGCCGTCTTGTCTGATGGCCAGGTGATTCCGCCGTCGGAGATCACCGTGAGGAAGTCTCCCTCCGGATCCGCGAGGGCCGCGGGTGCAGTTACCAGAGCGACTGCGGCGAACGCCGCTGTCGCGGCGCAGGCGATGGTGAGCTTCATGGTCGGGTCCTAGCGGTAACGCGGCGGGCCGCGCAGCGGATGTGGATGACCCGCGCCCAGCAGCGCGGGGTCCACCATATTTTCGCCGACGACAGCTAATCTTGCAGCGTTTTCACAGCAAGATCAGGGCAACGCCCAGTTACGCCCCTGTGAACTCAGACCCGACCTGATCGTCAGGCCGCCTGATTGCCTGACTCAGGCGACCTTGACGTCGACCTCAGGCGACCTTGACGTCGACCTCGTGGATTCCCGCGCCCGACGGTGCCACGCTGGCGTCTCCGTTGCCTACCGAGGACAGGGCGCGCAGCGTCCACGTCCCGGGCGCGGCAAAGAAACGGAAGTCGCCGGTGGCCGATGCGACCACCTCGGCGGTGAACTCGTCAGAGCCGTCCAGCAGACGCACGAACGCGCCTCCCACACCCTGACCCGATCCGTCGATGACGCGACCGGTGATCACCGTCTCCTTCTCGAGGTCGACGCCGGCGGGCAACGTCAGTCCTTGCTTCGGTGCAGAGCACATATCAACTTCCCAACTCGATCGGGGCCCCCACCAGGGAGCCGTATTCGGTCCAACTGCCGTCGTAGTTCTTGACGTTGGTGTGTCCCAGCAGCTCCTGCAGCACGAACCAGGTGTGCGACGAGCGCTCACCGATGCGGCAGTAGGCGATGGTCTCCTTCTGGCCGTCCAGGCCGGCCTCGGCGTAGAGCTTGGCGAGATCCTCGTCGGACTTGAAGGTGCCGTCCTCGTTGGCGGCCTTGCTCCACGGCACGTTGATCGCGCTGGGGATGTGGCCGGGGCGCTGGCTCTGCTCCTGCGGCAGGTGCGCCGGCGCCAGGATCTTGCCGGAGAACTCGTCGGGGGAGCGCACGTCGACCAGGTTCTTGCTGCCGATCGCGGCGATGACCTCGTCGCGGAACGCACGGATGGTGTTGTCGGGATCCTTGGCGGTGTAGCTGGTCCCGGGGCGGGTCACCGCGTCTTTGGACAGGGGGCGGGCATCGAGCTCCCACTTCTTGCGCCCACCGTCGAGCAGTTTCACGTCCTGGTGGCCGTAGAGCTTGAAGTACCAGTACGCGTACGCGGCGAACCAGTTGTTGTTGCCGCCGTAGAGAACAACGGTGTCGTCGTTGGCGATGCCGCGCTCGGAGAGCAGCTTGGAGAACTGCCCGGCGTCGACGAAATCGCGCTTGACCTGATCCTGCAGATCGGTCTTCCAGTCCAGCTTGATCGCGCCGGGGATGTGACCGGTGTCGTAGGCGCTGGTGTCTTCGTCGACCTCGACGAAAACGGTATTCGGCGCCTCGAGATTGCTCTCGGCCCAGTCGGCTGTGACCAGGACGTCGGAGCGTGCCATGGATAGATCCTTTCGATTGCTAATGGGTGGGAGTCAGCCGTGCGACGAGCGGGTAGAGCTGGCAGCCGAGGCAGACGCCGAAGGCTGCATTGAGGAACGCCGCCGCGAGCGCAAGGCCCGTGGCGGCCAGACCCAGCAGAACGAGACCGCTGGAGAAACCGATGACGCCGACCACCGCGAACACGAGGCCGACCAACTGGGCGAACCTCAGCGGAGCGGCGGGTTCCCGTTCGGTGACGGGTCCCAGCCGCGGGGCGATGACCGTGGCGAATACGAAGCCGTAGGGATGCTGCCGGGGCCCGCGCACGGCGCCGATGGCAAAAACCACTGCCTGTGCGGCCAGGAGCAGCGCTGCGCCGGCCGCGCTGGCGGTGGAGATGAGCAGGGCGACGACGAGGACACCAGTCGTGACCCAAGCGGCGAAGCGGGGTCCCCGCACGTCCACCTGTGCAGGCTGCGCGTTACCGGGACGGGTACTGACGGTGCTGGACAAAACTGTGCTCCTGTTGTGGGGAAAGGCTGGACGCGGCAGCCCTCCGGGGCCACTCGCAGAGTGCGGCGCGCAGAGATACGCGGCGACTCAGCAGCTGCAACAACAACAGCAACAACCCGCAACGCGGCACAGATCGACTGCGCGGCGCTTGGTGAGCAAGAGCTCGAGGCGGGCTGACACGGTGGACAGCTTACCCAATGAACGGGTGATCAAGCCAACAGCGGTTCGAGGGCCGCGCGCAGGTCAGCGGCGGTCGGCACCCCGGAGGCGCGGTAGCGCGCCTGACCGTCGGAATCGAAGATGAACGTCGTCGGCAGCGACAGCACCGAAAGCTTGCGCGCCGCCTCTGGATTGGCGTCGAGGTCGACCTCCACGTGCGCCACGCCCGGCAGGTCGGCGCACACCTGGTCGACGACCCGGCGCACACCCGCGCAGGGACCGCACCAGTCCGCGCTGAAATGCAGGACGGTCGGTCCGGTGCGTGACAATCCCAGTTCGTCGGGGTCCATCCGGGGATAATCGGCTGCGCCTTTGATCAGCCCGGCACGCAGCGTCAGCAGCCTGCCGATCACGAATGCCAGGCCGAAGGCCCCGATCAGCACGGCGACCACCAGAATCCAGGACGAGCTCATGATTGCCTGAACTCGTCGAGCTCGAGGGTTACTCCCTCGGCGATGCCCTCGATGATCACATCCGAGCCCCGCGCCCCCTCGCTTGTCGGTGCGATTCCGAAGGGCAGCTTCTGCCCCGGGAGGCTGGCGGAGAAAGCCGACAACACCGCGGGCAGCTGGTCTTCGGGCACCTCCTGGTCGGCGGTCCCCGGCCCCGTGAGCAGCCCGGTGGCCGTCATGACCAGGGTGGTGGCATCGGTGATGGACAGGTCGACGGCGATGCTGACCTTCGAATCGAACCCGACCTTCCTCGGCGTGCCGGTGAAGACCAGCCCGCGATTGCTCGAGATGCCGGACTCCGTGGTTCCGCCGGTGGAGTCGTTGGTCTCCACGGTCGGTGCCTCGACGAGCAGATCGGGGATTTCCATGAACCTGCCGAGGTGAGTGGAGTCGATGATGATCCGGCTTTCCACCTTGCCTACCACCAGCGTCGCATCCGGAGGGATCAGCCAGGATCCGTCGCCGAGATCGATGGAATGCATGGTCGCCTCCAGTGACGCCTTGCCGGTGACCGGGTGATCAACGCCACTGGCCTTGATCTCGACCTCGTCGTAGTGCCGGCGCATCGCCTGCGGTCCGAACGGGAAACCCAGGATCGCCACCGAGGGGTCCCAGTCCAGATCGGCGGCGGTCCGTACGCTTCTGGCCAGGCGATACTCGGCGTAAATGGCCGCACCGAAGTCCGTGCCGACAGCACCGACGACGACGGCGGTGAGAGTCGCCAGGGCACCGATCGCGAGCTTGTGCACCCCGACATTGTTGCCCACGACGCGACGGTATTCGGTTCGGCGAGGCTTACCTGCAGGTGGCACGCTATCGTTATGGAACCATCGGTCGGGTAACGGCCGTGTGTCAGGCATGAATCTGGGAAGTCACCGCGCGACAGGGTTGTCCGGGCGAGATCTCCACAATTTGTTGGAGGGCCAGTTGGATCTACTGCTATTGACAGTCGACCCACATCCCGAGTCGGTGCTGCCCTCGTTGTCGCTGCTGGCTCACAATGTGCGCACGGCGCCGACGGAAGTGTCCTCTCTGTTGGAGGCCGGTACGGCGGATGTGGCGATCGTCGATGCGCGCACCGACCTGGCGGCTGCGCGCGGCCTCTGCCGGTTGCTGGGGACGACGGGTTCGTCGGTTCCGGTGGTCGCCGTGGTCAACGAAGGCGGCCTGGTCGCCGTCAGCGTCGAATGGGGTCTGGACGAGATCCTGCTGCCGGGCACCGGCCCTGCCGAGATCGACGCCCGACTCCGGTTGCTGGTCGGACGTCGCGGCGGCGCGGCCAACCAGGAGAACCTCGGAAAGATCAGCCTCGGTGAGCTCGTGATCGACGAGGGCACCTACACCGCGAGGCTGCGCGGACGCCCGCTGGACCTGACCTACAAGGAATTCGAGCTCCTGAAGTACCTGGCGCAGCACGCCGGGCGGGTGTTCACCCGGGCCCAGCTCCTCCAGGAGGTGTGGGGATACGACTTCTTCGGCGGTACCCGCACCGTCGACGTGCATGTGCGGCGCCTGCGCGCCAAACTCGGACCCGAGTACGAGTCGCTGATCGGTACCGTCCGCAACGTCGGATACAAGGCCGTGAGGCCGGCGCGGGGTCGCCCGTCCGCCCAGGAATCGGAACTTCCCGACGATCCGGACGACGACGAGTACGGGGATGCCCCCGATGGGGTCCCGGTCCCGTTGGCCGAGCACCTGCACAGTAAGTGAGTCGTATCGCCTGGCGACCGCAGCTGTCGGCGGCGGAGCAGCAGGAAATTCGTGACATCATCAGTGCGGCAACAGATTTCGACGGCGTCCCACCCGTAGGCGAGCAGGTGTTGCGTGAGCTGGACCATGAACGCACCCAACATCTGGTTGCCATCGGGACTACCGGTGCGATCATCGGATATCTGAATCTGACGCCGGAGATGGCCGAACTGGTGGTGGCTCCCGACGCCCGCAGGCAGGGTGCCGGCAGGTCGTTGATCCGTGCGGCGCTGGACAGGACGGGCGGGCGGATCCGGTTCTGGGCGCATGGGACGCTGCCTGCGGCGGAGGCGGCCGCTGCGTCTCTCGGGCTGGGTCCGGTGCGTCGGTTGCTGCAGATGCGACGCCCACTTCTGGATGTGCCGGATGTCGACGCGGCCGACGGGGTGCACCTGCGCACTTATGCCGGTCCCGCCGACGATGCCGAGATCCTGCGGGTCAACAATGCGGCCTTCTCCTGGCATCCCGAGCAGGGCGGCTGGACCGAGACCGAGATCGCCGAGCGTCGGGGCGAGCCGTGGTTCGACCCCGAGGGTCTGTTCCTTGCTTTCGATGAGACCGGGGAGAGGCTGCTCGGTTTCCACTGGACCAAGCTGCACGCCGACAAGCCCGGCATCGGTGAGGTCTACGTCGTCGGAGTGGACCCTGCCGCTCAGGGCATGGGGCTGGGGCGCACGTTGACGGCGGTCGGAATGACGTGGCTGGCGCAGCAACTCGCGGACGCGGCCGAGCCCACCGTGATGCTCTACGTCGAGTCCGACAACACCGCCGCCGTGCGCACCTATGAACGTCTGGGCTTCACGGTCTACAGCACCGACACCGCCTATGCCGGGGTGAACACAGACCCGTAGTCAGCGGTCTGCGCGTGCCGTCTAGTGAACCGGGAACCGCGCCTGCCCCACACCGGTGCCGGCGGCCAGCAGTGCCGCTACCGCCGCGATTCCGCCGAGCAGCACGAACATCGCGGCGTAGCCGCCGAGTAGGCCGGCCAGCGCCGCGCCGATGAACGGACCGAGCGCGGTGGCGAGCATGACCGGAGCGGACAGAATCCCACTGAGATGGCCGTAGTGGGTCATGCCCCAGCGTTCGGTGACCGCCGTGGCCTGCAACAGCGTCATCACCCCGCGCGCCATCCCCGCGGCGACGGTGACGATGACGAGCACAGTGAGCGAGGTGAAGACGCCGATCAACACGGTGGTGACGGCCACTACGGCCATGACCGCGATGGTTCGCGGCACCACCGCGACCTGCCGGACCAGCGCGCGGTAACCCAACCTTCCCAGTACCTGGCCCGCACCCCCCAGTCCGAGGGCAATCGCCGCGGCACCGGTGCTGATGCCGCGTTCGTTCATCAGGGGAACGAGATTCACGATGACGGCGTAGGACGCACATGCGGCGATGG from Mycobacterium sp. DL includes:
- a CDS encoding sulfurtransferase, whose protein sequence is MARSDVLVTADWAESNLEAPNTVFVEVDEDTSAYDTGHIPGAIKLDWKTDLQDQVKRDFVDAGQFSKLLSERGIANDDTVVLYGGNNNWFAAYAYWYFKLYGHQDVKLLDGGRKKWELDARPLSKDAVTRPGTSYTAKDPDNTIRAFRDEVIAAIGSKNLVDVRSPDEFSGKILAPAHLPQEQSQRPGHIPSAINVPWSKAANEDGTFKSDEDLAKLYAEAGLDGQKETIAYCRIGERSSHTWFVLQELLGHTNVKNYDGSWTEYGSLVGAPIELGS
- a CDS encoding DUF1416 domain-containing protein; translated protein: MCSAPKQGLTLPAGVDLEKETVITGRVIDGSGQGVGGAFVRLLDGSDEFTAEVVASATGDFRFFAAPGTWTLRALSSVGNGDASVAPSGAGIHEVDVKVA
- a CDS encoding thioredoxin family protein; amino-acid sequence: MSSSWILVVAVLIGAFGLAFVIGRLLTLRAGLIKGAADYPRMDPDELGLSRTGPTVLHFSADWCGPCAGVRRVVDQVCADLPGVAHVEVDLDANPEAARKLSVLSLPTTFIFDSDGQARYRASGVPTAADLRAALEPLLA
- a CDS encoding response regulator transcription factor; amino-acid sequence: MDLLLLTVDPHPESVLPSLSLLAHNVRTAPTEVSSLLEAGTADVAIVDARTDLAAARGLCRLLGTTGSSVPVVAVVNEGGLVAVSVEWGLDEILLPGTGPAEIDARLRLLVGRRGGAANQENLGKISLGELVIDEGTYTARLRGRPLDLTYKEFELLKYLAQHAGRVFTRAQLLQEVWGYDFFGGTRTVDVHVRRLRAKLGPEYESLIGTVRNVGYKAVRPARGRPSAQESELPDDPDDDEYGDAPDGVPVPLAEHLHSK
- the mshD gene encoding mycothiol synthase, whose amino-acid sequence is MSRIAWRPQLSAAEQQEIRDIISAATDFDGVPPVGEQVLRELDHERTQHLVAIGTTGAIIGYLNLTPEMAELVVAPDARRQGAGRSLIRAALDRTGGRIRFWAHGTLPAAEAAAASLGLGPVRRLLQMRRPLLDVPDVDAADGVHLRTYAGPADDAEILRVNNAAFSWHPEQGGWTETEIAERRGEPWFDPEGLFLAFDETGERLLGFHWTKLHADKPGIGEVYVVGVDPAAQGMGLGRTLTAVGMTWLAQQLADAAEPTVMLYVESDNTAAVRTYERLGFTVYSTDTAYAGVNTDP
- a CDS encoding DUF732 domain-containing protein, translating into MKLTIACAATAAFAAVALVTAPAALADPEGDFLTVISDGGITWPSDKTAQVIETGYAVCQDWDNGATLMQEVTDLTGATGWSTDQAATFIGAATGAFCPEYEYIFDAA
- a CDS encoding DUF4395 domain-containing protein, with amino-acid sequence MSSTVSTRPGNAQPAQVDVRGPRFAAWVTTGVLVVALLISTASAAGAALLLAAQAVVFAIGAVRGPRQHPYGFVFATVIAPRLGPVTEREPAAPLRFAQLVGLVFAVVGVIGFSSGLVLLGLAATGLALAAAFLNAAFGVCLGCQLYPLVARLTPTH
- the lmeA gene encoding mannan chain length control protein LmeA, giving the protein MGNNVGVHKLAIGALATLTAVVVGAVGTDFGAAIYAEYRLARSVRTAADLDWDPSVAILGFPFGPQAMRRHYDEVEIKASGVDHPVTGKASLEATMHSIDLGDGSWLIPPDATLVVGKVESRIIIDSTHLGRFMEIPDLLVEAPTVETNDSTGGTTESGISSNRGLVFTGTPRKVGFDSKVSIAVDLSITDATTLVMTATGLLTGPGTADQEVPEDQLPAVLSAFSASLPGQKLPFGIAPTSEGARGSDVIIEGIAEGVTLELDEFRQS